TGCTTCCTGATTTGTTATGACAGTATGTAATTATGCAGGTATGAAAGAAGATTAAACCACAATCTAGAAATCGCAATTAAACAACAtgataattatacataatttggccATACGCCGGGTCTAGGTACAACATACTGAATAATAAAAGTACAATTTGccttaatacaataatccttagcTGGTGGCACTATCAAAGACAACAACCCAGAACAACTATCACAAAACAACTAAGTACCACCACTGAGgaacaacaaccaactactaACAGTGTCCACTAGCCATGAGTAACATCACGAATCCGCCTCATAGCGCGAACCACAACCCTAATAACCTCGCGCCTACTCACCAAGTCACGCTGGGGGGATAAGCGGTGAATCCTACCGATGGTCCTCTGCTCTATGCGGCGAATGGTCCTGCGCACGCGTCGGGCGCTGGGGTATCCTCGCCTGGCTCGGGCCTCTATCCTCATGTGCCGCTCGATGGAAAGCTGGTCCCTCAGCTCGGTAATACGGGCCTCAGCCGCTGTCAGATCAGCAGCATAGCGACCTACCACCCAGTCGTGAACTGCTAGGGATATGACTGGTAGGGGTGGTGGAAGTGGGGAATTTGCAGGAGTCGCTGCCACACCGTCAAGAATAGGGTCCATGCCGTCGTCGGTCTCAGTCCGTGCGGGACTAACTGGTACAGGGGATGAGGTGGGTGTCCTCACTGGGGTGGATGCCCCTAGCTCCGCCTCTAACTCCTCAGTCAGTGCAGTGACTCTAGCCTGCAGAGCTATCATCCTATCCATCAAATCTGCTACTCCCGTCTCGCTCTCGAGCTCAGCGACTCGAGCCTGGGCTGCTGAGATCCGATCTAACAAACGCTCTATCGACCTCTGATGCACATCCACCCTCATCATCTCTGGAGACGAAACCTCCGTGCTGCCGTATGGAATATCCTCAGGAGGGGCTATCTCAGTGTCTGGCTCAGTGGGGTCCTCCTCTGAGTCCTCCTCAGGGTCAGTCTCCGGGTACTCGAATACCTCTAAGCCCACAGTGGGGGCAGGGTCTGCTACCTCGATCTCAGCTAAAAGGGCCTCATCATGCTCTCTCTCGTACGCCTCTACAGCCTCAGGGTCTAACACATCGGGTACCTACAAGTCATTTAACACACGTATTACTATCCTTGGATACTTAAATCACCCCTAAGGGTTCTTAATATCAGTGCTACCCTCGTAGCCCGACTACGAACTCTATGTGAGTTCTAGTTCATTGATTCAGTTGATTCACCTAACATTTCTGAGACTTATAACctagggctctgataccatttctgtaacacccccaaattcaaggtcgggaattcgggtcgttacgatcacttaatattgactaataaataattaatcctcttttcacatcattactcgaccttttaaccaaactcacacacacacaggttatatgctcagaaacattactaaattaacgttaaagtatttaagttattacagaccaaaggaaattatctcaaaagagtgaatgccgagaacagctctacatgagactgactcgggccacaaatagtcttggttcaagtactcaaaaggaaactatctctattcgtctacctgaggtggctggcggacgaacagtctacggtactcacgggcgtcccctacccgtttgcgggcagtcatcctggttcgggccatgctggtaa
The sequence above is drawn from the Apium graveolens cultivar Ventura chromosome 2, ASM990537v1, whole genome shotgun sequence genome and encodes:
- the LOC141706176 gene encoding uncharacterized protein LOC141706176, encoding MARTRMTARKRVGDAREYRRLFVRQPPQVPDVLDPEAVEAYEREHDEALLAEIEVADPAPTVGLEVFEYPETDPEEDSEEDPTEPDTEIAPPEDIPYGSTEVSSPEMMRVDVHQRSIERLLDRISAAQARVAELESETGVADLMDRMIALQARVTALTEELEAELGASTPVRTPTSSPVPVSPARTETDDGMDPILDGVAATPANSPLPPPLPVISLAVHDWVVGRYAADLTAAEARITELRDQLSIERHMRIEARARRGYPSARRVRRTIRRIEQRTIGRIHRLSPQRDLVSRREVIRVVVRAMRRIRDVTHG